One genomic window of Gossypium hirsutum isolate 1008001.06 chromosome D11, Gossypium_hirsutum_v2.1, whole genome shotgun sequence includes the following:
- the LOC107912610 gene encoding heterogeneous nuclear ribonucleoprotein 1 isoform X3, translated as MSGNGKLFIGGISWDTKEESLKEYFSTFGEVVEAVIMKDRTTGRARGFGFVVFSDPAVAERVILEKHNIDGRMVEAKKAVPRDDQNIMSRSTSSTHGSPGPGRTKKIFVGGLASTVTESDFKKYFDQFGNITDVVVMYDHNTQRPRGFGFITYDLEEAVEKVLLKNFHELNGKMVEVKRAVPKELSPGPSRSPLSGYNYGLDGVNSFLNGYTQGYTPSSVGGYGHRMDGRFSPIAGGRSVFPPFGSGYGMGMNFEPGLTPSFGNSANFTSNMNYGRGLSPYYIGNTNRFGSPIGCDGTTGGNTSFFSSVTRNLWGNGGLSYNTNAASSGAYMGSGSGSIGGSSFGNSGINWGSSAISSQVGGNNVSSNSANFAYGTGDNSFGLGTAGYGRNSGTNVAPTSSYVASNGGYDGAFADIYGGASVYGDTTWRSSTSEQDDSGSFGYVLGSAASDVSGKSSPGYVGGYSINRRQSNRGIAT; from the exons ATGTCTGGGAATGGTAAGCTATTTATTGGTGGGATATCTTGGGACACCAAAGAAGAGAGTCTCAAGGAGTATTTCAGTACCTTTGGTGAAGTGGTCGAGGCAGTGATCATGAAGGATCGGACCACTGGGCGTGCCCGTGGTTTTGGTTTCGTTGTTTTCTCTGACCCAGCTGTTGCTGAGAGAGTTATATTGGAGAAACACAACATCGATGGTAGGATG GTGGAAGCAAAAAAGGCAGTTCCTAGGGATGACCAGAACATTATGAGTAGAAGCACCAGTAGCACCCATGGTTCACCTGGTCCAGGTCGCACAAAAAAGATTTTTGTTGGTGGTTTAGCATCTACAGTCACAGAGAGCGACTTTAAGAAGTACTTTGATCAGTTTGGAAATATCACAGATGTTGTAGTGATGTATGATCACAACACCCAAAGGCCTAGGGGTTTTGGATTCATCACTTACGATTTAGAGGAGGCGGTGGAAAAAGTGTTGCTAAAAAATTTCCATGAACTGAATGGTAAAATGGTTGAGGTTAAACGGGCAGTTCCCAAAGAGTTATCTCCTGGCCCCAGTCGTAGTCCCCTTAGTGGATATAACTATGGTCTggatggagtcaacagctttcTTAATGGCTACACTCAGGGATATACTCCAAGTAGTGTTGGTGGCTATGGACATAGGATGGATGGTAGATTTAGTCCAATTGCTGGTGGTCGAAGTGTGTTTCCTCCTTTCGGTTCTGGTTATGGAATGGGCATGAACTTTGAGCCAGGGTTGACCCCAAGTTTTGGAAATAGTGCAAACTTTACTAGTAATATGAACTATGGGCGGGGATTGAGCCCTTACTATATTGGCAATACCAATAGATTTGGTAGTCCTATCGGATGTGATGGGACTACTGGAGGTAATACTTCCTTTTTCAGCTCAGTGACCCGTAATCTTTGGGGAAATGGGGGGCTCAGTTATAACACAAATGCTGCTAGTTCTGGTGCATATATGGGATCTGGAAGTGGTAGTATAGGAGGAAGTTCCTTTGGAAATAGTGGAATTAATTGGGGTTCTTCTGCAATTTCTAGTCAAGTTGGAGGGAATAATGTTTCTAGCAATAGTGCGAATTTTGCCTATGGAACTGGAGATAATAGCTTTGGGTTGGGGACTGCAGGGTATGGGAGAAACAGTGGGACCAATGTGGCGCCAACATCATCATATGTAGCATCAAATGGTGGTTATGATGGAGCCTTTGCAGATATTTATGGTGGTGCTTCAGTTTATGGGGATACCACTTGGAGATCATCAACATCTGAGCAAGATGATTCTGGTTCCTTTGGGTATGTACTTGGTAGTGCCGCTTCTGATGTTTCGGGTAAAAGTTCTCCTGGGTATGTTGGTGGTTATAGCATTAATAGGAGACAATCAAATAGAG GAATCGCTACCTAA
- the LOC107912610 gene encoding heterogeneous nuclear ribonucleoprotein 1 isoform X1, protein MSGNGKLFIGGISWDTKEESLKEYFSTFGEVVEAVIMKDRTTGRARGFGFVVFSDPAVAERVILEKHNIDGRMVEAKKAVPRDDQNIMSRSTSSTHGSPGPGRTKKIFVGGLASTVTESDFKKYFDQFGNITDVVVMYDHNTQRPRGFGFITYDLEEAVEKVLLKNFHELNGKMVEVKRAVPKELSPGPSRSPLSGYNYGLDGVNSFLNGYTQGYTPSSVGGYGHRMDGRFSPIAGGRSVFPPFGSGYGMGMNFEPGLTPSFGNSANFTSNMNYGRGLSPYYIGNTNRFGSPIGCDGTTGGNTSFFSSVTRNLWGNGGLSYNTNAASSGAYMGSGSGSIGGSSFGNSGINWGSSAISSQVGGNNVSSNSANFAYGTGDNSFGLGTAGYGRNSGTNVAPTSSYVASNGGYDGAFADIYGGASVYGDTTWRSSTSEQDDSGSFGYVLGSAASDVSGKSSPGYVGGYSINRRQSNRGFVNMKLMKCLKKDVRN, encoded by the exons ATGTCTGGGAATGGTAAGCTATTTATTGGTGGGATATCTTGGGACACCAAAGAAGAGAGTCTCAAGGAGTATTTCAGTACCTTTGGTGAAGTGGTCGAGGCAGTGATCATGAAGGATCGGACCACTGGGCGTGCCCGTGGTTTTGGTTTCGTTGTTTTCTCTGACCCAGCTGTTGCTGAGAGAGTTATATTGGAGAAACACAACATCGATGGTAGGATG GTGGAAGCAAAAAAGGCAGTTCCTAGGGATGACCAGAACATTATGAGTAGAAGCACCAGTAGCACCCATGGTTCACCTGGTCCAGGTCGCACAAAAAAGATTTTTGTTGGTGGTTTAGCATCTACAGTCACAGAGAGCGACTTTAAGAAGTACTTTGATCAGTTTGGAAATATCACAGATGTTGTAGTGATGTATGATCACAACACCCAAAGGCCTAGGGGTTTTGGATTCATCACTTACGATTTAGAGGAGGCGGTGGAAAAAGTGTTGCTAAAAAATTTCCATGAACTGAATGGTAAAATGGTTGAGGTTAAACGGGCAGTTCCCAAAGAGTTATCTCCTGGCCCCAGTCGTAGTCCCCTTAGTGGATATAACTATGGTCTggatggagtcaacagctttcTTAATGGCTACACTCAGGGATATACTCCAAGTAGTGTTGGTGGCTATGGACATAGGATGGATGGTAGATTTAGTCCAATTGCTGGTGGTCGAAGTGTGTTTCCTCCTTTCGGTTCTGGTTATGGAATGGGCATGAACTTTGAGCCAGGGTTGACCCCAAGTTTTGGAAATAGTGCAAACTTTACTAGTAATATGAACTATGGGCGGGGATTGAGCCCTTACTATATTGGCAATACCAATAGATTTGGTAGTCCTATCGGATGTGATGGGACTACTGGAGGTAATACTTCCTTTTTCAGCTCAGTGACCCGTAATCTTTGGGGAAATGGGGGGCTCAGTTATAACACAAATGCTGCTAGTTCTGGTGCATATATGGGATCTGGAAGTGGTAGTATAGGAGGAAGTTCCTTTGGAAATAGTGGAATTAATTGGGGTTCTTCTGCAATTTCTAGTCAAGTTGGAGGGAATAATGTTTCTAGCAATAGTGCGAATTTTGCCTATGGAACTGGAGATAATAGCTTTGGGTTGGGGACTGCAGGGTATGGGAGAAACAGTGGGACCAATGTGGCGCCAACATCATCATATGTAGCATCAAATGGTGGTTATGATGGAGCCTTTGCAGATATTTATGGTGGTGCTTCAGTTTATGGGGATACCACTTGGAGATCATCAACATCTGAGCAAGATGATTCTGGTTCCTTTGGGTATGTACTTGGTAGTGCCGCTTCTGATGTTTCGGGTAAAAGTTCTCCTGGGTATGTTGGTGGTTATAGCATTAATAGGAGACAATCAAATAGAG GGTTTGTTAACATGAAATTGATGAAGTGCTTAAAGAAGGATGTcagaaattga
- the LOC107912610 gene encoding heterogeneous nuclear ribonucleoprotein 1 isoform X2: MSGNGKLFIGGISWDTKEESLKEYFSTFGEVVEAVIMKDRTTGRARGFGFVVFSDPAVAERVILEKHNIDGRMVEAKKAVPRDDQNIMSRSTSSTHGSPGPGRTKKIFVGGLASTVTESDFKKYFDQFGNITDVVVMYDHNTQRPRGFGFITYDLEEAVEKVLLKNFHELNGKMVEVKRAVPKELSPGPSRSPLSGYNYGLDGVNSFLNGYTQGYTPSSVGGYGHRMDGRFSPIAGGRSVFPPFGSGYGMGMNFEPGLTPSFGNSANFTSNMNYGRGLSPYYIGNTNRFGSPIGCDGTTGGNTSFFSSVTRNLWGNGGLSYNTNAASSGAYMGSGSGSIGGSSFGNSGINWGSSAISSQVGGNNVSSNSANFAYGTGDNSFGLGTAGYGRNSGTNVAPTSSYVASNGGYDGAFADIYGGASVYGDTTWRSSTSEQDDSGSFGYVLGSAASDVSGKSSPGYVGGYSINRRQSNRGPSAVK; encoded by the exons ATGTCTGGGAATGGTAAGCTATTTATTGGTGGGATATCTTGGGACACCAAAGAAGAGAGTCTCAAGGAGTATTTCAGTACCTTTGGTGAAGTGGTCGAGGCAGTGATCATGAAGGATCGGACCACTGGGCGTGCCCGTGGTTTTGGTTTCGTTGTTTTCTCTGACCCAGCTGTTGCTGAGAGAGTTATATTGGAGAAACACAACATCGATGGTAGGATG GTGGAAGCAAAAAAGGCAGTTCCTAGGGATGACCAGAACATTATGAGTAGAAGCACCAGTAGCACCCATGGTTCACCTGGTCCAGGTCGCACAAAAAAGATTTTTGTTGGTGGTTTAGCATCTACAGTCACAGAGAGCGACTTTAAGAAGTACTTTGATCAGTTTGGAAATATCACAGATGTTGTAGTGATGTATGATCACAACACCCAAAGGCCTAGGGGTTTTGGATTCATCACTTACGATTTAGAGGAGGCGGTGGAAAAAGTGTTGCTAAAAAATTTCCATGAACTGAATGGTAAAATGGTTGAGGTTAAACGGGCAGTTCCCAAAGAGTTATCTCCTGGCCCCAGTCGTAGTCCCCTTAGTGGATATAACTATGGTCTggatggagtcaacagctttcTTAATGGCTACACTCAGGGATATACTCCAAGTAGTGTTGGTGGCTATGGACATAGGATGGATGGTAGATTTAGTCCAATTGCTGGTGGTCGAAGTGTGTTTCCTCCTTTCGGTTCTGGTTATGGAATGGGCATGAACTTTGAGCCAGGGTTGACCCCAAGTTTTGGAAATAGTGCAAACTTTACTAGTAATATGAACTATGGGCGGGGATTGAGCCCTTACTATATTGGCAATACCAATAGATTTGGTAGTCCTATCGGATGTGATGGGACTACTGGAGGTAATACTTCCTTTTTCAGCTCAGTGACCCGTAATCTTTGGGGAAATGGGGGGCTCAGTTATAACACAAATGCTGCTAGTTCTGGTGCATATATGGGATCTGGAAGTGGTAGTATAGGAGGAAGTTCCTTTGGAAATAGTGGAATTAATTGGGGTTCTTCTGCAATTTCTAGTCAAGTTGGAGGGAATAATGTTTCTAGCAATAGTGCGAATTTTGCCTATGGAACTGGAGATAATAGCTTTGGGTTGGGGACTGCAGGGTATGGGAGAAACAGTGGGACCAATGTGGCGCCAACATCATCATATGTAGCATCAAATGGTGGTTATGATGGAGCCTTTGCAGATATTTATGGTGGTGCTTCAGTTTATGGGGATACCACTTGGAGATCATCAACATCTGAGCAAGATGATTCTGGTTCCTTTGGGTATGTACTTGGTAGTGCCGCTTCTGATGTTTCGGGTAAAAGTTCTCCTGGGTATGTTGGTGGTTATAGCATTAATAGGAGACAATCAAATAGAG GTCCCAGCGCTGTGAAGTAG
- the LOC107911294 gene encoding exopolygalacturonase, which translates to MGVKEIITVISVLLLLFPSTVKPRAVGGAQPAGGPQGGAPEGGGGGTLDVVAQFGAKADEKTDLSQPLLNAWKEACASPAPSQIVIPAGTFLLSRAALEGPCKGPVDIQVQGTIKAPPDPSHFKDDNWVIFSRIEGFTMSGGGIFDGQGALAWSKNDCHKNKKCTLFPINIRFNFLTNAYIHDITTKDSKQFNVNVLGCKNITFEHFTVSNPEHSLNTDGIHIGRSDGVTILHSEIKTGDDCISLGDGSKNVVVNGISCGPGHGISIGSLGKYKGEEPVAGIKIANCTITNTMNGVRIKSWPASYPGTASDMHFEDITMDNVSNPIIIDQQYCPWNQCDLKNPSRVKLSNISFKNIRGTAAGKEAVKIICSAGFPCEGVELADIDLTYTGPDGPAISQCSNVSPKLSGKQNPPICAAPAPTSPGGQAGPAKASPGGKASPGGKASLGATA; encoded by the exons ATGGGTGTAAAAGAGATTATCACTGTCATCTCAGTATTATTATTGCTTTTCCCTTCAACCGTTAAACCCCGAGCTGTTGGTGGTGCTCAACCTGCTGGAGGTCCGCAGGGAGGGGCACCGGAAGGTGGAGGAGGTGGTACTTTGGATGTAGTTGCCCAATTTGGAGCAAAGGCCGATGAGAAAACAGATTTGAGTCAG cCATTGCTGAATGCGTGGAAAGAAGCATGCGCATCGCCAGCTCCGTCCCAAATAGTGATTCCTGCAGGGACGTTCCTTTTAAGTCGAGCAGCCCTGGAAGGTCCATGCAAGGGTCCTGTCGATATTCAAGTTCAAGGCACCATAAAGGCTCCGCCTGATCCTAGTCATTTCAAAGACGATAACTGGGTTATTTTCAGCCGCATCGAAGGGTTTACGATGTCCGGCGGTGGTATTTTCGATGGCCAAGGAGCCCTTGCTTGGTCCAAGAACGACtgtcataaaaataaaaagtgtACTTTATTTCCCATT AACATAAGATTCAATTTTCTGACGAACGCCTATATACATGACATAACCACCAAAGACAGCAAACAgtttaatgttaatgttttggGATGCAAAAACATTACTTTCGAGCATTTCACCGTCTCTAACCCCGAGCATAGCTTAAACACCGATGGAATTCACATCGGGCGATCAGATGGAGTCACTATTCTGCACTCGGAGATAAAAACGGGGGACGATTGTATTTCTTTGGGTGATGGTTCTAAGAATGTGGTCGTCAATGGAATTAGCTGCGGTCCTGGTCATGGTATTAGTATCGGCAGTCTAGGAAAGTACAAAGGTGAAGAACCGGTTGCCGGAATTAAAATCGCGAACTGCACCATCACTAATACTATGAATGGTGTTAGAATCAAAAGTTGGCCAGCCTCTTATCCCGGCACTGCATCGGATATGCATTTTGAAGATATAACGATGGATAATGTTAGCAATCCTATCATTATCGACCAACAATATTGCCCATGGAATCAATGCGATTTAAAG AATCCATCACGAGTTAAGCTTAGCAAtattagcttcaagaacatccgAGGCACTGCTGCAGGTAAAGAAGCTGTGAAGATTATTTGCAGCGCCGGATTCCCATGTGAAGGTGTGGAACTCGCAGACATTGACCTTACTTACACTGGACCCGATGGACCTGCCATATCACAATGTTCCAATGTCAGTCCTAAACTTAGTGGCAAGCAAAACCCTCCTATATGTGCAGCCCCTGCCCCAACAAGCCCCGGTGGCCAAGCAGGCCCCGCCAAAGCAAGCCCTGGGGGCAAAGCAAGCCCTGGCGGCAAAGCCAGCCTCGGTGCAACTGCTTAA